Proteins co-encoded in one Trichoplusia ni isolate ovarian cell line Hi5 chromosome 19, tn1, whole genome shotgun sequence genomic window:
- the LOC113503326 gene encoding pancreatic triacylglycerol lipase-like, with protein sequence MNKALLGFLIATVYAVSAVPVNSVNSEDLAPQDLFEEVNGVLNLDGELDEEVLEDAAASNTYLLYTRRNPTDAQILKVDDKDSIKKSYFKSNHKTLVIAHSWLGSENTEMNLVIRDAYLAQEDGNVIVLDWSKQALSNYVTAARAAPEVGRGLGKFIVFLTKVTKQSLKKIHLVGFGLGAHLVGNAGRELNGKVARITGLDPSGPLFNFNSNRISPDDAIYVEAIHTDGDTLEGLGIGSDVGNANFYVNGGNSQLGCLTQICNHNRAWRLFAATITYNHLSGNECANSLQVTLNRCRGDELAMGNTDLTKSVEGVKKFRANTRILYPY encoded by the exons ATGAATAAGGCTCTCCTTGGTTTTCTTATCGCTACGG TGTACGCCGTATCTGCGGTGCCAGTAAACTCGGTTAACTCCGAGGATCTGGCTCCCCAGGACCTCTTCGAGGAAGTCAACGGTGTTTTGAACCTTGACGGTGAACTCGACGAAGAAGTCCTTGAGGATGCCGCTGCCAGCAACACTTACTTGCTCTACACCAG GCGTAACCCCACCGATGCCCAGATCCTGAAAGTCGATGACAAAGATTCTATCAAGAAGTCTTACTTCAAATCCAACCATAAAACCCTTGTGATTGCACACAGCTGGCTCGGATCCGAAAATACTGAGATGAACCTCGTGATCAGAGACG CTTACCTGGCTCAGGAAGACggcaatgttattgttttggaCTGGAGCAAACAGGCTTTGTCAAACTATGTGACAGCTGCTCGTGCTGCACCCGAAGTCGGTCGTGGTCTTGGAAAATTCATCGTTTTCTTAACCAAGGTTACTAAACAGAGCCTGAAGAAGATACACCTTGTTGGTTTTGGACTTGGTGCTCATCTCGTTGGTAACGCCGGCAGGGAACTTAATGGAAAAGTTGCCCGTATCACAG GTCTGGACCCCTCTGGTCCCCTTTTCAACTTCAACTCCAACCGCATCAGCCCTGATGATGCCATCTACGTTGAAGCTATCCACACCGACGGTGATACCCTCGAAGGTCTTGGTATCGGCTCTGACGTCGGTAACGCTAACTTCTACGTCAACGGTGGCAACTCCCAGCTCGGATGCTTGACTCAGATCTGCAACCACAACCGTGCCTGGAGACTCTTTGCCGCAACCATTACCTATAACCACTTGTCTGGAAACGAGTGCGCTAACTCTCTCCAAGTTACTTTGAACCGCTGCCGTGGTGATGAGCTTGCTATGGGCAACACTGATCTGACTAAATCCGTAGAAGG agtCAAGAAATTCCGCGCCAACACTCGCATCTTATATCCTTACTAA
- the LOC113503325 gene encoding pancreatic lipase-related protein 2-like, whose amino-acid sequence MKKVILCFLIATAYTASAVPLNSGLSENREHSRVIEFTDDEGVVRSVDIDEEPDQDLLDEIEHDSENLYQLFTRKNPITPQTLVIYDVDSIQNSNFNPDLKTVVVAHGWLGSQNNEMNALIRDAYLAKEDVNLIVVDWRRLAVANYVTAARGIPAVGRALGEFLQFLNNRHGLDYNEVHLVGFSLGAHLVGNAGRLLNGQIARITGLDPAGPLWNINSNRLNPNDAIYVEAVHTDGDTFEGLGIGSDVGNANFYVNGGTSQPGCLTLICNHNRAYRLFAASVTYDHLTGRRCSNNIQLSLNLCRGDRLNMGNTDIRKSVTGVRKFRVNTRRSYPY is encoded by the exons ATGAAAAAGGTTATTCTTTGTTTTCTAATTGCCACGg CTTACACCGCATCAGCGGTGCCGTTAAATTCGGGACTCTCCGAAAACCGCGAACACTCGCGTGTTATTGAGTTTACCGATGACGAAGGAGTCGTGCGCTCAGTAGACATTGATGAAGAACCTGACCAAGATCTTTTGGATGAAATTGAACACGACTCCGAAAACTTGTACCAACTCTTTACCAG AAAAAACCCGATCACACCTCAAACGTTGGTGATATATGATGTAGATTCAATCCAGAATTCTAACTTCAATCCTGACTTGAAGACGGTGGTAGTCGCCCACGGATGGCTCGGAAGCCAGAACAATGAGATGAACGCCTTGATCAGAGATG caTACCTTGCTAAAGAGGATGTTAACCTAATCGTCGTTGACTGGAGACGACTTGCGGTAGCCAACTACGTCACCGCTGCTCGTGGTATCCCCGCAGTCGGTCGTGCTCTTGGAGAGTTCTTGCAGTTTTTGAACAACAGACACGGTTTGGACTACAACGAAGTCCATCTTGTTGGCTTCAGTTTAGGCGCTCATCTCGTCGGTAACGCCGGCAGATTACTTAATGGACAAATCGCACGTATCACAG GTCTTGACCCTGCTGGTCCTCTATGGAACATCAACTCTAACCGTCTGAACCCCAACGACGCCATCTACGTCGAAGCTGTCCACACTGACGGTGATACCTTCGAAGGTCTTGGTATCGGCTCTGACGTTGGTAACGCTAACTTCTACGTCAACGGCGGTACCTCTCAGCCCGGATGCCTCACCTTGATCTGCAACCACAACCGTGCCTACAGACTGTTTGCCGCCTCTGTTACCTACGATCACTTGACTGGACGTCGATGCTCTAACAACATTCAGCTCTCTTTGAACTTGTGCCGTGGTGACAGGCTCAACATGGGCAACACTGACATTAGGAAGTCCGTTACTGG aGTTCGTAAGTTCCGCGTCAACACCCGCAGGAGCTACCCTTACTAA